The following are encoded together in the Culex pipiens pallens isolate TS chromosome 1, TS_CPP_V2, whole genome shotgun sequence genome:
- the LOC120413287 gene encoding protein trachealess-like, protein MFSFPALPVEYSNFHRSSQLVSNALAMSNTPPGYPSPWLVPGQDYSPLSYSAIQSHNSAAPINHPPVDPKQLEQRKEKSRDAARSRRGKENSEFYELAKMLPLEAAITGQLDKASIIRLTMSYLKLKEFSEQGVPTWPRESIRSNDIFENHIGTHILHLLDGFSLATSVDGRFLYISETVTNCLGLSQIELTGSSIFDYVHKDDHAELEHHLGIKKNPDYSDYVYPEHSTPSPSKDVKPEHLSESFQGDDRALCIRMKSTLTKRGCHFKSSGYRVILLLCRLRKRNADIDQRQSMIGSVGIGMELLPPALHEIKLESDMFTFRTGLDLVIVHCEARITSFLGYSAEELLGKSVYSLCHGQDIEKLRRSHRELIEKGQILTPFYRILHKTAGYFWIQTCYTMVCQSKSAADQTVVCVNYVISGPERDSPILDITQVPNLSAEDCDSGFRVKRSATATSAEVEINGEDHDLNGNQLCSKKPRIKAESPERVSIIEHHVQTEKKSSSGRKSSSNRASVIRMSNKTSSKKVLQESE, encoded by the exons ATGTTCTCCTTCCCGGCCCTGCCCGTCGAGTACAGCAACTTCCACCGTTCGTCCCAGCTGGTGTCCAACGCGCTCGCCATGAGCAACACCCCGCCGGGCTACCCGTCGCCGTGGCTCGTGCCCGGCCAGGACTACTCCCCTCTATCCTACTCGGCAATCCAGTCGCACAACTCAGCCGCACCCATCAATCATCCCCCCGTTGATCCCAAACAGCTCGAGCAGCGCAAGGAAAAGTCCCGCGATGCTGCGCGATCCCGAAGAGGCAAGGAGAACTCCGAGTTCTACGAGCTGGCCAAGATGCTACCGCTGGAGGCGGCCATCACGGGTCAGCTGGACAAGGCGTCGATCATCCGGCTGACGATGAGCTACCTCAAGCTGAAGGAGTTCAGCGAGCAGGGAGTTCCGACTTGGCCTAGGGAATCCATACGATCCAACGACATCTTCGAGAACCACATCGGAACGCACATCCTGCACCTGCTGGACGGGTTCTCGCTCGCCACCAGCGTAGACGGACGCTTCCTGTACATCTCCGAGACGGTCACCAACTGCCTGGGGTTGTCCCAGATCGAGCTGACCGGAAGCAGCATCTTCGACTACGTCCACAAGGACGATCACGCCGAGCTGGAGCACCATCTCGGCATCAAGAAGAATCCCGACTACTCGGACTACGTGTATCCGGAGCACTCGACACCTTCCCCGTCCAAGGACGTCAAGCCGGAGCACCTGTCGGAATCATTCCAGGGAGACGATCGAGCCCTCTGCATCCGGATgaagtccacgctcaccaagcgGGGTTGCCACTTCAAATCGTCCGGCTACCGGGTGATCCTGCTGCTGTGCCGACTCCGCAAGCGGAACGCCGACATCGATCAGCGCCAGTCCATGATCGGATCGGTCGGCATCGGCATGGAACTTCTGCCTCCGGCACTGCACGAGATCAAGCTGGAGTCGGACATGTTCACGTTCCGGACGGGGCTGGACCTCGTGATTGTGCACTGCGAGGCGAGGATCACCAGCTTTTTGGGCTACTCGGCAGAGGAACTGCTCGGGAAGAGCGTCTACTCGCTGTGCCACGGCCAGGACATTGAGAAACTTCGGCGGAGTCACAGAGAGC TGATCGAAAAGGGCCAAATCCTGACCCCATTCTACCGGATCCTGCACAAAACGGCCGGCTACTTCTGGATCCAAACGTGCTACACGATGGTCTGCCAGTCTAAGAGCGCGGCCGACCAGACGGTGGTGTGCGTCAACTACGTCATCAGTGGGCCCGAGCGGGACAGCCCGATTCTGGACATCACGCAGGTGCCGAACCTGAGCGCCGAGGACTGCGACAGCGGATTCCGGGTGAAGCGAAGCGCAACGGCCACCTCGGCGGAGGTGGAGATCAACGGTGAGGATCACGACCTGAAcgggaatcagctgtgcagtaAG AAACCACGAATCAAGGCAGAAAGTCCTGAGCGCGTCTCCATTATCGAGCACCACGTGCAGACTGAGAAGAAGTCTTCGAGTGGCAGGAAGAGCTCCTCGAACCGGGCCAGTGTAATCCGGATGTCGAACAAGACGTCCTCCAAGAAGGTGCTTCAGGAAAGCGAATAG
- the LOC120413288 gene encoding uncharacterized protein LOC120413288 produces MNQLPVEVCEEIFKNLNLQGVLSARRTCRRWRQIVDGSPALMSRVHLKPPLLVMDRNCTPICSIPARAVTLKDTTVLTIDSWWESIGPELTFLRLENCVISTETLVALLGKTSNLRYLSYACDNDVAETESDFTLDKLKQLEVYSAQTQILDIFDRICPRLKQFRFGQSQNDRKLGEFLQKKKTSLEIVQLISIENILHDVLQMKVLTSLDVQADTFGNETLEQIGAALPTLSNLRVTLQWQPSSLSPTFLNLMPELTSLTIFGQYRQNSPVLADFSDLEGLTKLKKLHLTRVQPLNLKEFLQKTDQFRDLTLHYCHFNAWSEIFTLFASLQSLERLDFGKIRTPTADITMSDFFRNLKYLKIAHCYLSLETLKSFTEHCENLVEVDFNFKYVLDGETVRSLCRTWKRSEKVDISKVYDC; encoded by the exons ATGAACCAACTACCAGTCGAAGTGTGCGAAGAAATCTTCAAAAACCTAAACCTGCAAGGCGTACTATCAGCTCGTCGCACATGCCGCCGCTGGAGGCAGATCGTCGACGGAAGTCCGGCCTTGATGAGCCGGGTTCATCTCAAACCACCGCTATTGGTAATGGACCGCAACTGTACACCAATCTGCTCGATACCGGCTCGTGCAGTTACCCTAAAGGATACAACCGTACTGACCATCGACTCGTGGTGGGAATCCATCGGGCCAGAGTTGACCTTTTTGAGGTTAGAAAATTGTGTCATTTCGACTGAAACGTTGGTAGCCCTGCTGGGTAAAACGTCAAACTTGAGGTATTTAAGCTACGCTTGTGATAATGATGTTGCTGAAACTGAAAGTGACTTTACATTGGATAAGTTGAAGCAGCTTGAAGTGTACAGTGCGCAAACACAAATTTTGGATATATTCGATCGCATTTGTCCACGGCTGAAGCAGTTCCGGTTTGGTCAGTCACAAAACGATCGAAAGTTGGGCGAGTTCCTTCAGAAAAAGAAAACCTCACTTGAAATTGTCCAACTCATTTCCatcgaaaatattttgcatgatgTGCTGCAGATGAAGGTACTCACGAGTTTGGACGTTCAGGCTGACACGTTTGGAAATGAG actttGGAACAAATCGGTGCAGCACTTCCCACCCTAAGCAACCTCAGAGTGACACTACAATGGCAGCCGTCATCCCTTTCGCCAACATTTCTCAACCTCATGCCCGAACTCACATCTCTGACCATTTTTGGACAGTATCGTCAGAACAGCCCCGTACTCGCTGACTTCAGCGATCTCGAAGGGCTCACCAAGCTCAAAAAGCTACATCTTACTCGCGTACAACCTCTCaacttgaaagaatttttgcaaaaaactgaCCAATTTCGTGATCTGACGCTTCATTACTGCCATTTCAATGCCTGGTCTgaaatttttactttatttgcATCATTGCAGTCGCTGGAAAGGTTGGACTTTGGAAAGATCAGAACTCCTACCGCTGATATTACAATGTCTgacttttttagaaatttaaaatacctCAAAATAGCGCATTGTTATCTGTCTCTAGAGACCTTAAAATCTTTCACGGAGCACTGTGAAAATTTGGTGGAAgttgatttcaatttcaaatatgttCTCGATGGAGAAACTGTGCGGAGTTTGTGTCGCACTTGGAAAAGGTCAGAAAAAGTTGACATTAGCAAGGTATATGATTGTTGA